The Lysinibacillus timonensis nucleotide sequence TTCATTCCCCTATGTATAATGTGAAATTTGAAGTGATTTGGATGGATATGAACTTACGCACCCATCGGTCATTTACCTCATATTCTAATACTAAAAGAATCGAGGTGAACGGTTATGCTTTCACTGGGTGTTGAGTTAACAGCTCTTCATTGGATATATGTTGTATTTATCGTTCTCATTATTGGATTAATGGTGAAACGGCGAGATACTACGCTCATTAGTATACTTGGTATATTTTTGATTGCAGTAGTTGCAACTGGGGATTTAGTCGCATCTATTAGTGGTGTTTTTAAAAGTTTTGTCTTTGCAACGACTGAACTATTATCTACGATTTTGATCATATGTATTATTGTTGCCATGAGTAAAGTGCTCCAAAAAACGGGTATTAATGAAGTAATGATTGCACCATTTACTAAAATTATTAAATCACCTTCTTTAGCGTATTGGACGATTGGTATTCTGATGATGCTTATATCATGGTTTTTCTGGCCATCACCAGCAGTTGCATTATTAGGTGCGGTTATGTTACCAGTGGCAATCCGTGCGGGGCTTCCAGCTCTTGGAGTAGCGATGGCAATGAACTTGTTTGGGCATGGGATTGCACTATCAAGTGACTTTATTATTCAAGGTGCTCCCAAATTAACAGCGGATGCTGCTGGAATTCCTGTTTCAGACGTTGTAACAGCCAGTATTCCGTTAGTCATTACAATGGGAGTTGTAACAACCCTAGTTGCCTTTTTCTTATTAAAACGAGATATCAAGCGCGGTACAATGGAAATGGTAGGGTCTTATGATGGAGAATTAGAGGTAGAAAAATCAGAGGATATATTGACATTAAGACAAAAACAATTTTTTGCAGTTCTAATTCCAGTCGCTTTTTTATTAGACGTTGTAGCCATGTCTGTATTTAACTTATCAGGTGGAGATGCTACAGCGATCGTTGGTGGTACAGCTATAATTATATTGTTACTATTGACGATGTTTGCGCATAAAAGTAGCGGTCTAGAAAAAACGACTAGTTATTTAATAGAAGGATTTCAGTTTGGATTTAAAGTATTTGGGCCAGTGATTCCAATCGCTGCATTCTTTTATCTTGGGGATTCTGGTTATACGGCGATGATTGGTGATTTGCCAGATGGTTCCCAGGGTATCGTCAATGACCTAGGTATGGCACTAGCAGGAGTTGTTCCACTAACGAAGGAAATCGCTGCAATTACGTTGACGGGTGTCGGAGCTATTACTGGATTGGACGGTTCTGGTTTCTCTGGAATAACACTTGCAGGTTCCATTGCAAACTTGTTTGGTACAGCTATTGAAAGTGGCACTGCAACACTAACCGCTCTTGGTCAAATCGCCGCAATTTGGGTTGGTGGCGGTACATTAGTTCCTTGGGCATTAATTCCTGCTGCAGCAATTTGTAACGTTAGTCCATTTGAGCTTGCAAGACGAAATCTTATACCAGTAGTTGCTGGGTTGGTTGTTACGACGATTGTAGCAATGTTTTTAATATAATAATAAAAAGATAGTGAGTTATGAATTGCTCACTATCTTTTATAGTAGCTATGTTTAAGTATACATTACATTTTCAATGAGAATTGCAATTCCTTGTCCCCCACCAATACAAAGGGAGGCAATACCGTACTTTTTATTTTGTAGTTGAAGTTCTTTTGCTAATGAATACGTAATTCGAGCACCACTAGCACCAACAGGGTGACCTAAAGCGATAGCTCCACCGTTGACATTAACTTTTGAAGCGTCCAATTTTAGCTCCTTTAATACCGCTAATGTTTGTGCTGCAAAAGCTTCATTAATTTCAAATAGGTCAATCTTGTCTATAGTTAATTTCGCTTTCTCTAACACATTTAGTATAGCTGGTACAGGTCCGATTCCCATAATATTCGGATCAACTCCAGCAACAGCCCAAGTAAGAATTTTAGCCATAGGTTTTAGATGATATTTGTTTACAGCTTCTTCTGATGTTATAACCAATGCGGCAGCTCCATCATTGATACCACTTGAATTTCCAGCTGTTACAGTACCATTCTTAAAAAAAGCTGGTTTTAAATTGCTTAATTTCTCCATGCTTGTTTGTGGACGAATGTGTTCATCCTTTTCTACAATTAGTTCCTGTCCTTTTGGATTTTTCGTGATGACAGGTACGATTTCTAGTGCAAAGCGCCCAGATTCGGAAGCCATATGAGCTCTATGATGTGAAATCATTGAATACTCATCTTGTTCTTCTCTACTAATCTTATATTTTTCTGCCAGATTTTCTGCCGTCATACCCATACCACAACCTATATATTCGTCCGTTAATGTTCCCCATAGCATATCATCAATAACGGGTGCTTTATTTGGACTACCAAAACGTGTACCTCTTAAAGAATGTGGCGCTCGTGACATATTTTCTGTGCCTCCAGCTACAATATAATGCGCATCACCTAACAGAATAGACTGCGCACCGCTTATGATTGCTTGTAGGCCTGAACCGCATAAACGATTAATAGTAAGGGCAGTTGAAGATTCTTCTAGCCCGCTCTTTAACCCTATATGACGGGTTAAGTAAGCAGCGTTTTTATGTGTATGAATGACATTCCCAAAAATAATCTCATCGATTTCCTCAGGTTCAATATTGCTTTTCTTTAACGCTTCCTTCGTTACTGCAACTCCTAAATCGACATCTTCTGTTTGCAAAAACGCTCCTCCAAAACTACCAAATGCGGTACGACTTCCTTCAATAATATACACCATATCCGTACTCCCCCTTTAGTGGGCAATTATTTTCAACTAATCTATTATTTAATAACTTATTAAACTTCCATCAACTCATACTATGTTTTGATTTAGTCTTATATTAAATTTTAAAGTCGTGCAATTTGATCCCCGAAATTTAAAAAAATAAAAAACAGGCATCTTTGAAAAGTGCCTGTTAAACATAATATATTTAATTTAAGTATCGCCCATATGCTGGTTTGGCTATCTCGTCAAAATTTTTAGCGAGATTTTCTAGATTTTCTTTCAGTTCTTCACCTGACATGACGAGTCCATGGCCCGTAATGGCAACAGATGGATTTAAATAAGCTAATTTTGTGACGGATTCTCTTGCTAAGTCCCAATCAGTTGTAAAATATCGTGGTGGGCCCGTTATTTCTTTTTCTTGCACTAAAACTTTGAATAAAGAATCTTGCCTAACCGTCACGAAAGCATCTCCCACAATTAAAGCTCTGTCACTATCTCTAAAGAACGAAACATGGCCTGGTGAATGCCCTGGTGTATGAATCCACTTCCAACCCGTTAAACTTGGAATCGAGCCATCGTTAGGAAGAGGCTTCACGTGATTCCCTAACTGAATTGGGTCATTAGGGAAGTAAAAAGACATTCTAGCAACAAATCCACCCTCTACTGCCGTGTCTGCTTCTGGATATTTCAATTGGCCTGTTAAGTAAGGAATTTCTAATGGATGCGCATATACAGGTACATTCCAATGTTCAATTAATTCAATAATACTGCCTACATGATCAAAGTGACCATGTGTTAAAATAATCGCTTTTGGCCTCGTATTCTTGCCGAATTTTTCCTCAGCTTCTTGAATAATCGTTTCAGAAGCTTTTGGCATACCTGCATCTATTAATACCCAACCATTTTGATCTCCAACGAAACATAGGTTCACCACTTGATTTGTACATACGTAAATATCAGAAGTAATTTGTTTTCCAAATCCACTCATTACGGAAGTAACCGGGATATATTTATAATCATCGCCGTAATTCATTTGTTCATTGTTCATAACACACAAACCTCCTCTTGTTACGTATTTTTTCTAAAACTTATAACTTTATTCATTTAAAAGAGGAAAACCCACGTTTAATACGTGGGCTAAAAAGCATTATTGAATAGGAATTTCAATTTCTGCGGATCCATTTAAAAAGCTTGGATAGCTATTAAAGTAAAGTTTTACGGGATTTAAAGCATCTTTTAAATCAAATGAATACGTTGCTTCTTGTCTTTGCTCTATTGTTGAAATGGAATGACTATTTGAGTAATATATATTGCCATTCGCATCT carries:
- a CDS encoding MBL fold metallo-hydrolase is translated as MNNEQMNYGDDYKYIPVTSVMSGFGKQITSDIYVCTNQVVNLCFVGDQNGWVLIDAGMPKASETIIQEAEEKFGKNTRPKAIILTHGHFDHVGSIIELIEHWNVPVYAHPLEIPYLTGQLKYPEADTAVEGGFVARMSFYFPNDPIQLGNHVKPLPNDGSIPSLTGWKWIHTPGHSPGHVSFFRDSDRALIVGDAFVTVRQDSLFKVLVQEKEITGPPRYFTTDWDLARESVTKLAYLNPSVAITGHGLVMSGEELKENLENLAKNFDEIAKPAYGRYLN
- a CDS encoding thiolase family protein translates to MVYIIEGSRTAFGSFGGAFLQTEDVDLGVAVTKEALKKSNIEPEEIDEIIFGNVIHTHKNAAYLTRHIGLKSGLEESSTALTINRLCGSGLQAIISGAQSILLGDAHYIVAGGTENMSRAPHSLRGTRFGSPNKAPVIDDMLWGTLTDEYIGCGMGMTAENLAEKYKISREEQDEYSMISHHRAHMASESGRFALEIVPVITKNPKGQELIVEKDEHIRPQTSMEKLSNLKPAFFKNGTVTAGNSSGINDGAAALVITSEEAVNKYHLKPMAKILTWAVAGVDPNIMGIGPVPAILNVLEKAKLTIDKIDLFEINEAFAAQTLAVLKELKLDASKVNVNGGAIALGHPVGASGARITYSLAKELQLQNKKYGIASLCIGGGQGIAILIENVMYT